One genomic segment of Balaenoptera musculus isolate JJ_BM4_2016_0621 chromosome 11, mBalMus1.pri.v3, whole genome shotgun sequence includes these proteins:
- the RBM24 gene encoding RNA-binding protein 24, with product MHTTQKDTTYTKIFVGGLPYHTTDASLRKYFEVFGEIEEAVVITDRQTGKSRGYGFVTMADRAAAERACKDPNPIIDGRKANVNLAYLGAKPRIMQPGFAFGVQQLHPALIQRPFGIPAHYVYPQAFVQPGVVIPHVQPTAAAASTAPYIDYTGAAYAQYSAAAAAAAAAAAYDQYPYAASPAAAGYVTAGGYGYAVQQPITAAAPGTAAAAAAAAAAAAAFGQYQPQQLQTDRMQ from the exons ATGCACACGACCCAGAAGGACACGACGTACACCAAGATCTTCGTCGGGGGGCTGCCCTACCACACCACGGACGCCAGCCTGCGCAAGTACTTCGAGGTCTTCGGCGAGATCGAGGAGGCGGTGGTCATCACCGACCGGCAGACGGGCAAGTCCCGGGGCTACGGATTT GTCACCATGGCTGACCGGGCTGCTGCCGAAAGAGCCTGCAAGGATCCCAACCCCATCATTGATGGCAGGAAGGCCAATGTGAATCTGGCATACTTGGGAGCAAAACCAAGGATCATGCAACCAG GTTTTGCCTTTGGTGTTCAACAGCTTCATCCAGCCCTTATACAAAGACCTTTTGG GATACCTGCCCACTATGTCTATCCGCAGGCTTTTGTGCAGCCTGGCGTGGTCATCCCGCACGTCCAGCCGACCGCAGCGGCCGCCTCCACCGCACCTTACATTGACTACACGGGAGCCGCGTACGCACAGTACTCGgcggccgccgctgccgccgccgccgccgccgcctacGACCAGTACCCGTACGCAGCCTCCCCGGCTGCCGCGGGCTACGTCACGGCCGGGGGCTACGGCTACGCGGTGCAGCAGCCAATCACCGCCGCCGCACCTGGGACCgcggcggccgccgccgccgcagctgccgccgccgctgccttTGGCCAGTATCAGCCTCAGCAGCTGCAAACAGACCGGATGCAATAG